In Streptomyces sp. SID8374, one genomic interval encodes:
- a CDS encoding D-2-hydroxyacid dehydrogenase family protein, which produces MKLRCAVIEDFQSAATTVADWSPVTADVDVVTFTEHLGSVKEVTAALAEFDIVVTLRERVPFPAEVFARLPRLRLLIASGMRNSVIDFAAAEQHGVTVCGTASSSTPPVELTWALLLGLARSIVPEANGLRADGPWQSTVGADLHGRTLGLLGLGKIGSRVAQVGRAFGMEVVAWSQNLTEERTKEVGTALAASREELLEAADFVSVHLALSERTRGLIGAAELARMRPTAYLVNTSRAAIVDQDALLAALHAGAIAGAGIDVFDTEPLPAGHPMRTAPRLLATPHLGYVSRANYATYYGQAVENIRAFLDGEPVRRIG; this is translated from the coding sequence ATGAAGCTGCGTTGCGCCGTGATCGAGGACTTCCAGTCCGCCGCCACCACCGTCGCCGACTGGTCGCCCGTCACCGCCGACGTCGATGTCGTCACCTTCACCGAGCACCTGGGCTCGGTGAAGGAAGTCACCGCCGCCCTCGCGGAGTTCGACATCGTCGTCACCCTGCGCGAACGGGTCCCCTTCCCGGCGGAGGTCTTCGCGCGGCTGCCCCGGCTCCGGCTGCTGATCGCCTCCGGCATGCGCAACTCCGTGATCGACTTCGCCGCCGCCGAGCAGCACGGCGTCACCGTCTGCGGCACCGCCAGCTCCTCCACCCCTCCGGTCGAACTCACCTGGGCCCTGCTGCTGGGCCTCGCCCGGTCCATCGTCCCGGAGGCCAACGGCCTTCGCGCGGACGGACCTTGGCAGTCCACCGTCGGCGCCGACCTGCACGGCCGGACGCTCGGCCTGCTGGGCCTGGGGAAGATCGGCAGCCGGGTCGCCCAGGTGGGCCGGGCCTTCGGCATGGAGGTGGTGGCCTGGAGCCAGAACCTCACGGAGGAACGTACGAAGGAGGTCGGCACCGCGCTCGCCGCGTCCAGGGAAGAGCTGCTGGAGGCCGCCGACTTCGTCTCCGTACACCTGGCGCTCAGCGAGCGCACCCGGGGGCTGATCGGCGCCGCCGAACTCGCCCGGATGCGCCCCACCGCCTATCTGGTCAACACCAGCCGGGCCGCCATCGTCGACCAGGACGCCCTGCTCGCGGCCCTGCACGCCGGGGCCATCGCGGGGGCCGGGATCGACGTGTTCGACACCGAACCCCTCCCGGCCGGCCACCCGATGCGCACCGCCCCACGGCTGCTGGCCACCCCGCACCTGGGGTATGTCTCGCGCGCCAACTACGCGACGTACTACGGCCAGGCGGTCGAGAACATCCGGGCGTTCCTCGACGGGGAGCCGGTCCGCCGCATCGGCTGA
- a CDS encoding chemotaxis protein, protein MDTDALTADLLRELRATRPYPALSLTMPTHRTAPDNAQDPVRLRNLVAEAVHRLEGDPQVSRETAAAIKGELDRAVDEVDPRRALDSLVVLATADEHQIWQLPRTAPERVVLSDSYLTRNLVAAKAQARPYWALTVAADHATLWNGTDGGIEVRETGGFPLTAPKEPPNPQREERIGDTPSKFTDEDTRNFFRTVDEKLRALLAADPRPLYVMGLPPALSLLDEVGEASKAAVGRVAKGAPADLPPAEVLKELRPALEEGARQATADVERRLDNARSGHAFAGGLDEVWAAVREGRVGLIAVEEHFQATVRVTDGHLEPVPEGTTQSDAPEVREDIVDELIEAALDGGADVVFVEDDSLAEHGRIAAALRF, encoded by the coding sequence ATGGACACGGACGCCCTGACCGCCGACCTGTTGCGGGAGCTGCGGGCGACCCGGCCCTATCCGGCCCTGTCCCTGACCATGCCGACGCACCGCACCGCCCCGGACAACGCCCAGGACCCCGTGCGGCTGCGCAACCTGGTGGCGGAGGCGGTCCATCGTCTGGAGGGTGATCCGCAGGTGAGCCGGGAAACGGCCGCCGCCATCAAGGGCGAGCTGGACCGGGCGGTCGACGAGGTGGACCCGCGCCGGGCCCTGGACTCGCTGGTCGTCCTGGCCACGGCCGATGAGCACCAGATCTGGCAGCTGCCGCGCACCGCGCCCGAACGGGTGGTGCTCAGCGACAGCTACCTCACCCGCAATCTCGTCGCCGCCAAGGCCCAGGCCCGTCCGTACTGGGCGCTCACCGTCGCCGCCGACCACGCCACCCTGTGGAACGGCACGGACGGGGGCATCGAGGTGCGGGAGACGGGCGGGTTCCCGCTGACCGCGCCGAAGGAGCCGCCCAACCCGCAGCGCGAGGAGCGGATCGGGGACACCCCGAGCAAGTTCACCGACGAGGACACCCGGAACTTCTTCCGTACCGTCGACGAGAAGCTGCGTGCCCTGCTGGCCGCCGACCCGCGCCCGCTGTACGTGATGGGGCTGCCGCCCGCCCTCTCGCTGCTGGACGAGGTCGGCGAGGCGTCGAAGGCGGCGGTCGGGCGCGTCGCCAAGGGCGCACCGGCCGACCTGCCGCCCGCCGAGGTCCTCAAGGAGCTGCGGCCCGCGCTGGAGGAAGGGGCCCGGCAGGCCACGGCCGACGTGGAGCGGCGCCTCGACAACGCCCGCAGCGGGCACGCGTTCGCGGGCGGGCTGGACGAGGTGTGGGCCGCCGTCCGGGAGGGCCGGGTGGGGCTCATCGCGGTGGAGGAGCACTTCCAGGCCACCGTCCGGGTGACCGACGGGCATCTGGAGCCGGTCCCCGAGGGGACCACGCAGTCGGACGCCCCGGAGGTCCGCGAGGACATCGTGGACGAGCTGATCGAGGCGGCGCTGGACGGCGGGGCCGATGTGGTGTTCGTCGAGGACGATTCGCTGGCCGAGCACGGGCGGATCGCGGCGGCGCTGAGGTTCTGA
- a CDS encoding helix-turn-helix transcriptional regulator: MTLEDLVRLRRARDRMDREYAEPLDVPALARGALMSPGHFSRSFRAAYGESPYSYLMTRRIERAKALLRRGDLSVTEVCFAVGCTSLGSFSSRFTELVGESPSAYRARSHEDGAAIPACVAKIQTRPVRNGEAKPPPRP; this comes from the coding sequence GTGACGCTGGAGGACCTCGTCCGGCTGCGCCGGGCCCGTGACCGGATGGACCGCGAGTACGCGGAGCCGCTGGACGTGCCGGCGCTGGCGCGGGGTGCGCTCATGTCGCCGGGCCACTTCTCCCGCAGTTTCCGGGCCGCGTACGGCGAGAGCCCGTACAGCTACCTCATGACCCGCCGGATCGAACGGGCCAAGGCGCTGCTGCGCCGCGGCGACCTGTCGGTGACGGAGGTCTGCTTCGCGGTCGGATGTACGTCGCTGGGGTCCTTCAGCTCCCGCTTCACCGAGCTGGTCGGCGAGAGCCCCAGCGCCTACCGGGCGCGCTCGCACGAGGACGGTGCCGCCATCCCGGCCTGTGTCGCCAAGATCCAGACGCGACCGGTCAGGAATGGAGAAGCGAAACCACCACCCCGTCCGTAG
- a CDS encoding methyltransferase, whose protein sequence is MNRLTTSQGTFELARFPEHPSDPFRAWDAADEYLLRQLTDPETGPVDLTGTVAVVGDRWGALATALAAHRPVQIGDSYLARRATQANLERNGLDPDAVTLLSSRDTPPDRIDVLLVRVPKSLAFLEDQLQRIAPALHAGTVVIGTGMVKEIHTSTLKLFERIVGPTRTSLAVRKARLIFSTPDLELPRTPSPWPYRYELPGDVGPVSGRTTVNHAGIFCAERLDVGTRFFLKHLPTRGGSVEVADLGCGNGVLGLSAALANPDAHITFVDESYGAVASAEETFRLGAPQGAKADFLVGDGLSDIAPGSLDLVLNNPPFHSHMATTDATARTMFVSARTALRQGGELWVVGNRHLSYHTHLRRIFGNCTTVAGDAKFVVLRAVKR, encoded by the coding sequence ATGAACCGTTTGACGACCTCACAGGGCACTTTCGAGCTCGCCCGCTTCCCCGAGCACCCCAGCGACCCCTTCCGGGCCTGGGACGCCGCCGACGAATACCTGCTCCGCCAGCTGACGGATCCCGAGACGGGGCCCGTCGACCTCACGGGCACGGTCGCCGTCGTGGGGGACCGGTGGGGTGCCCTGGCCACCGCGCTGGCCGCCCACCGCCCCGTCCAGATCGGCGACTCCTACCTGGCCCGGCGCGCCACCCAGGCCAACCTGGAGCGCAACGGCCTGGACCCGGACGCCGTGACGCTGCTGTCCTCGCGCGACACTCCGCCGGACCGGATCGACGTACTGCTGGTCCGGGTGCCCAAGTCCCTGGCCTTCCTGGAGGACCAACTCCAGCGGATCGCCCCCGCGCTCCACGCGGGCACGGTCGTCATCGGCACCGGCATGGTCAAGGAGATCCACACCTCGACCCTCAAGCTCTTCGAGCGGATCGTCGGACCGACCCGCACCTCCCTCGCGGTGCGCAAGGCGCGGCTCATCTTCAGCACCCCGGACCTGGAGCTGCCGCGTACGCCGAGCCCCTGGCCGTACCGCTACGAGCTGCCCGGCGACGTGGGCCCCGTCTCCGGCCGCACCACCGTCAACCACGCCGGGATCTTCTGCGCCGAGCGCCTGGACGTCGGCACCCGGTTCTTCCTGAAGCACCTGCCCACCCGCGGCGGATCCGTCGAGGTCGCCGACCTGGGCTGCGGCAACGGCGTCCTCGGCCTCTCCGCAGCGCTCGCCAACCCCGACGCGCACATCACGTTCGTCGACGAGTCGTACGGGGCCGTCGCCTCCGCCGAAGAGACGTTCCGCCTGGGTGCGCCGCAGGGCGCGAAGGCGGACTTCCTGGTGGGTGACGGACTTTCGGACATCGCCCCGGGCAGCCTGGACCTGGTGCTGAACAACCCGCCGTTCCACTCCCACATGGCGACGACCGACGCCACCGCCCGCACGATGTTCGTCAGCGCGCGCACGGCGCTGCGGCAGGGCGGCGAACTCTGGGTGGTGGGCAACCGGCACCTCTCGTACCACACCCACCTGCGCCGGATCTTCGGCAACTGCACGACGGTCGCGGGCGACGCGAAGTTCGTGGTCCTGCGCGCGGTGAAGCGCTGA
- a CDS encoding SMI1/KNR4 family protein: protein MSRMSETTGADESEVAAVLTTPEEWRGFLQRYDERYMQHRASDRELIGLLDEGQLEVLEEEGRLEPWLGEAPAREEDLAAAEERLGVRFPPSLRAFFLASDGWKRVEGWVDLVHPCGSVSWMRDGDDGGSVIEVYDEIPDNDDYVRLFRRSVEVARGEDYWLLDPTDTGPDGEWAAYLFAPKYGDLREFPNFSALFHDGYDDMD, encoded by the coding sequence ATGAGCCGCATGAGTGAGACAACTGGGGCCGACGAAAGTGAAGTTGCCGCTGTTCTGACCACGCCGGAGGAGTGGCGTGGCTTTCTTCAGCGATACGACGAGCGATACATGCAACACCGTGCCTCCGACCGGGAGCTGATCGGTCTCCTGGATGAGGGCCAACTGGAGGTGCTGGAGGAAGAGGGGCGGCTCGAGCCGTGGCTGGGTGAGGCACCGGCCCGGGAAGAGGACCTGGCGGCCGCCGAGGAGCGGCTCGGGGTGCGGTTCCCTCCGAGCCTCAGAGCATTCTTCCTGGCCAGCGACGGGTGGAAGCGCGTGGAGGGGTGGGTGGATCTCGTACATCCGTGCGGCAGCGTCTCGTGGATGCGGGACGGCGATGACGGCGGGAGCGTGATCGAGGTCTACGACGAGATACCTGACAACGACGATTATGTTCGGCTGTTCCGCCGGTCCGTCGAGGTCGCCCGCGGGGAGGACTACTGGTTGCTCGATCCCACCGACACCGGGCCGGACGGCGAGTGGGCCGCTTATCTGTTCGCGCCGAAGTACGGCGATCTGAGGGAGTTCCCGAACTTCTCCGCGCTGTTCCACGACGGGTACGACGACATGGACTGA
- a CDS encoding endonuclease, whose translation MSRRPSLYARPLLATAAAVAVLAGTAAAAPAADTPPDRPATLAAALDDTYYQDALGKTGTELKAALHTIISDQTKLSYSQVWDALKATDEDPANSSNVILLYTGRSQSKNDNGGNADQWNREHVWAKSHGDFGTATGPGTDIHHLRPEDVSVNSARGNKDFDNGGSELGEAPGNFTDGDSFEPRDAVKGDVARMILYMAVRYEGDDSFADLEPNDQVDNGSAPKMGKLSVLKQWSQEDPPDAFEKRRNDVIFEQFQHNRNPFIDHPEWVGAIW comes from the coding sequence ATGTCCCGTCGCCCTTCGCTCTACGCGCGTCCACTGCTGGCCACCGCGGCCGCCGTCGCCGTACTCGCCGGCACCGCGGCAGCCGCGCCCGCCGCCGACACCCCGCCCGACCGCCCCGCCACCCTCGCCGCCGCACTCGACGACACGTACTACCAGGACGCCCTCGGCAAGACCGGCACCGAGCTCAAGGCCGCCCTGCACACGATCATCAGCGACCAGACCAAGCTCTCCTACAGCCAGGTGTGGGACGCGCTCAAGGCCACCGACGAGGACCCCGCCAACTCCTCCAACGTGATCCTCCTCTACACCGGCCGCTCCCAGTCCAAGAACGACAACGGCGGCAACGCCGACCAGTGGAACCGCGAGCACGTCTGGGCCAAGTCGCACGGCGACTTCGGTACGGCCACGGGCCCGGGCACCGACATCCACCATCTGCGGCCCGAGGACGTCTCGGTCAACTCCGCCCGGGGCAACAAGGACTTCGACAACGGCGGCAGCGAACTGGGCGAGGCGCCCGGCAACTTCACCGACGGCGACTCCTTCGAACCGCGCGACGCGGTCAAGGGCGACGTCGCCCGCATGATCCTCTACATGGCCGTGCGCTACGAGGGCGACGACTCCTTCGCCGACCTCGAACCCAACGACCAGGTGGACAACGGCTCCGCCCCGAAGATGGGCAAGCTCTCCGTGCTGAAGCAGTGGAGCCAGGAGGACCCGCCGGACGCCTTCGAGAAGCGGCGCAACGACGTCATATTCGAGCAGTTCCAGCACAACCGGAACCCGTTCATCGACCACCCCGAGTGGGTCGGAGCCATCTGGTAG
- a CDS encoding VOC family protein encodes MEIKLAQTFIAVDDHDKALTFYRDVLGLEVRNDVGFEGMRWVTVGSPAQPDVEIVLEPPLADPNAPAADKQAMAELLAKGLLRGVIFSTDDVDATFERIRAAGGEVLQEPIDQPYGVRDCAFRDPAGNMLRFNQPRKG; translated from the coding sequence ATGGAAATCAAGCTCGCACAGACCTTCATCGCCGTCGACGACCACGACAAGGCGCTCACCTTCTACCGGGACGTTCTCGGCCTGGAGGTACGCAACGACGTCGGGTTCGAGGGGATGCGCTGGGTGACCGTCGGCTCCCCGGCGCAGCCGGACGTGGAGATCGTGCTCGAACCGCCGCTCGCCGACCCCAACGCCCCGGCCGCCGACAAGCAGGCCATGGCCGAGCTGCTCGCCAAGGGGCTGCTGCGCGGCGTCATCTTCTCCACCGACGACGTCGACGCCACCTTCGAACGCATCCGCGCCGCGGGCGGCGAGGTGCTCCAGGAGCCGATCGACCAGCCGTACGGCGTCCGCGACTGCGCCTTCCGCGACCCGGCCGGCAACATGCTGCGCTTCAACCAGCCGCGCAAGGGCTGA
- the glsA gene encoding glutaminase A, protein MSASDAVTDSLNKLRAEYRDLPGGRPADYIPQLGLADPEAFGLALVSMDGHCYSAGEADVPFTIQSVSKPFIYALALSVLGLDEVSRWVGAEPSGDAFNAISLEPGTGRPANAMVNAGAIVTTALIPDAPDEPAFERILHCLGRFAGRELDVDEEVFTSESMTGDRNRALAYLIRSTGTMPVDPVLAVDRYFRQCAVRVTALDLATMAATLAYGGFNPVTREQVVSAEVTARVLAVMATCGMYDGSGDWLLRIGLPAKSGVSGGLIAVGPARFGLATYSPPLDTAGNSVRGQAALRALSERYGLHLMLNPALPGSTVSLVTTADDLPTAPSADHERVLHEQVGVVAAQGSIDFTAAERVLYALDESGPDQESPVVLDLHDVTAVDSVGLGMLHTGLARLSADGRRVAIVDPRDLLGPPDVVREGIGQDLPRYATREAAVEGSAKALAGEG, encoded by the coding sequence ATGAGTGCTTCCGACGCGGTGACCGACTCGCTCAACAAGCTGCGCGCCGAATACCGGGACCTGCCCGGCGGCCGGCCCGCCGACTACATCCCGCAGCTGGGGCTCGCCGACCCCGAAGCCTTCGGACTGGCCCTGGTCAGCATGGACGGCCACTGCTACAGCGCGGGCGAGGCCGACGTGCCCTTCACCATCCAGTCGGTCTCCAAACCGTTCATCTACGCCCTCGCCCTCTCCGTCCTCGGTCTGGACGAGGTGAGCCGGTGGGTGGGCGCCGAGCCGAGCGGCGACGCGTTCAACGCGATCAGCCTCGAACCCGGCACCGGCCGCCCCGCCAACGCGATGGTCAACGCCGGGGCCATCGTCACCACGGCCCTGATCCCCGACGCCCCCGACGAACCCGCCTTCGAGCGCATCCTGCACTGCCTCGGCCGCTTCGCCGGACGCGAACTGGACGTGGACGAGGAGGTGTTCACCTCGGAGTCCATGACCGGGGACCGCAACCGGGCGCTCGCCTATCTGATCCGTTCCACCGGCACCATGCCCGTCGACCCGGTGCTCGCGGTGGACCGGTACTTCCGCCAGTGCGCGGTACGCGTCACCGCCCTCGACCTCGCGACGATGGCCGCGACCCTCGCGTACGGCGGGTTCAACCCCGTCACGCGGGAGCAGGTCGTCTCGGCGGAGGTCACCGCCCGGGTGCTCGCCGTGATGGCCACCTGCGGGATGTACGACGGTTCGGGGGACTGGCTGCTGCGGATCGGGCTGCCCGCCAAGAGCGGGGTCTCCGGCGGCCTCATCGCGGTCGGCCCGGCCCGCTTCGGTCTCGCCACCTACAGCCCGCCGCTGGACACCGCCGGCAATTCGGTACGCGGCCAGGCGGCGCTCCGCGCGCTCTCGGAGCGGTACGGGCTCCACCTGATGCTCAACCCCGCGCTGCCCGGCTCCACCGTCAGCCTGGTCACCACCGCCGACGACCTGCCCACCGCGCCCTCCGCCGATCACGAGCGGGTCCTGCACGAGCAGGTCGGCGTGGTCGCCGCGCAGGGGTCCATCGACTTCACGGCCGCCGAGCGCGTGCTGTACGCCCTGGACGAGTCGGGGCCGGACCAGGAGAGCCCTGTCGTGCTCGACCTGCACGACGTCACCGCCGTCGACTCCGTCGGCCTGGGGATGCTGCACACGGGGCTGGCCCGGCTCTCCGCCGACGGCCGGCGCGTCGCGATCGTCGACCCGCGCGACCTGCTGGGCCCGCCGGACGTCGTGAGGGAGGGCATCGGCCAGGACCTGCCGCGCTACGCGACCCGGGAGGCCGCGGTGGAGGGAAGCGCGAAGGCCCTGGCCGGGGAGGGATGA
- a CDS encoding acyl-CoA dehydrogenase family protein — MHLEYTPEQEQLRTELRTYFAGLVPDNAYARYAEPAAQKRFYRETIRRLGTDGWLGVGWPKEYGGRGLTPMEQFIFFDEAAQAGVPLPLMALNTVGPTIMQFGTDEQKAYFLPKILAGEIDFAIGYSEPDAGTDLAALKTRAVRDGDAYVVNGQKIWTTNGDTADWVWLAVRTDPGAPPHKGITMLLVPTSDPGYSCTLINTLASHDTTASYYENVTVPLTHRVGEENKGWRLITNQLNHERVTLAAHGTMAVRALHNVQRWATETKLTDGRRVIDLPWVRTRLARTHTRLDAMKLLNWQMVSALQNATLTPQDASAVKVYGSEARRDAYAWLMEIAGSAGPLKEGSAGAVLHGELERGYRSAVIFTFGGGNNEIQREIISWIGLGMPRVRR, encoded by the coding sequence GTGCACCTCGAATACACGCCTGAGCAAGAGCAGTTGCGCACCGAACTGCGTACGTACTTCGCCGGTCTGGTCCCCGACAACGCCTACGCCCGCTACGCGGAACCCGCCGCGCAGAAGCGCTTCTACCGCGAGACGATCCGCCGGCTCGGCACCGACGGCTGGCTGGGCGTGGGCTGGCCGAAGGAGTACGGCGGCCGGGGGCTCACCCCGATGGAACAGTTCATCTTCTTCGACGAGGCGGCCCAGGCGGGCGTACCGCTGCCGCTGATGGCGCTGAACACGGTCGGGCCCACGATCATGCAGTTCGGCACCGACGAGCAGAAGGCGTACTTCCTGCCGAAGATCCTCGCCGGGGAGATCGACTTCGCGATCGGCTACAGCGAACCGGACGCGGGCACCGACCTCGCCGCCCTCAAGACCCGTGCGGTCCGCGACGGGGACGCGTACGTCGTCAACGGCCAGAAGATCTGGACCACCAACGGCGACACCGCCGACTGGGTCTGGCTCGCCGTCCGCACCGACCCCGGCGCCCCGCCCCACAAGGGCATCACCATGCTCCTGGTCCCCACCAGCGACCCCGGCTACTCCTGCACCCTGATCAACACGCTCGCCTCGCACGACACGACGGCCAGCTACTACGAGAACGTCACCGTCCCCCTCACCCACCGCGTCGGCGAGGAGAACAAGGGCTGGCGGCTCATCACCAACCAGCTCAACCACGAACGCGTCACCCTCGCCGCCCACGGCACCATGGCGGTCCGCGCCCTGCACAACGTCCAGCGCTGGGCCACCGAAACCAAGCTCACCGACGGCCGCCGCGTCATCGACCTCCCCTGGGTCCGCACCCGCCTGGCCCGCACCCACACCCGCCTGGACGCCATGAAACTGCTCAACTGGCAGATGGTCTCGGCCCTCCAGAACGCCACTCTCACCCCCCAGGACGCCTCCGCGGTCAAGGTCTACGGCTCCGAGGCCCGCCGCGACGCCTATGCCTGGCTGATGGAGATCGCCGGCTCGGCGGGCCCTCTGAAGGAGGGCTCGGCCGGTGCGGTCCTCCACGGCGAACTGGAACGCGGCTACCGGTCGGCGGTCATCTTCACCTTCGGCGGCGGCAACAACGAGATCCAGCGCGAGATCATCTCCTGGATCGGGCTGGGGATGCCTCGGGTGCGGCGGTGA
- a CDS encoding GH25 family lysozyme, with the protein MLHGVDVSAYQPSYDTDGIDFVFIKSTEGRSYVNPRLDAQVKRARDAECVVGFYHFLWPGDVKDQVAYFLDKTPEKEGDLLAVDWEQTGGGTRASSAEKDRFIREVKRERPGHRVLLYCNRAFWRTHDTSDYAGDGLWIADYVSAGKPRIEASWRIHQYTDDPLDKNVADFDSVRALRDWATAG; encoded by the coding sequence ATGCTCCACGGCGTCGACGTCAGCGCCTATCAGCCCTCCTACGACACGGACGGCATCGATTTCGTCTTCATCAAGTCCACCGAGGGCCGCAGCTATGTCAATCCACGTCTCGACGCCCAGGTGAAGCGGGCCCGGGACGCCGAGTGCGTCGTCGGCTTCTACCACTTCCTCTGGCCGGGGGACGTCAAGGACCAGGTGGCGTACTTCCTCGACAAGACGCCGGAGAAGGAGGGCGATCTGCTCGCCGTCGACTGGGAGCAGACCGGCGGCGGGACGCGCGCGAGCAGCGCGGAGAAGGACCGCTTCATCCGTGAGGTGAAGCGGGAGCGGCCCGGCCACCGGGTCCTCCTCTACTGCAACCGGGCCTTCTGGCGCACCCACGACACCAGCGACTACGCGGGCGACGGGCTGTGGATCGCGGACTACGTCTCGGCCGGAAAGCCGCGGATCGAGGCGTCCTGGCGGATCCATCAGTACACCGACGACCCCCTCGACAAGAACGTCGCCGACTTCGACTCTGTCAGGGCCCTGCGCGACTGGGCCACCGCCGGATAA